Proteins encoded in a region of the Ancylobacter sp. SL191 genome:
- a CDS encoding N-acetylmuramoyl-L-alanine amidase produces MSEGDEQRLEAFEALRAHQEEADDAIDRASPREALPHSDPEMSPLATGPRLAIVVGHTRIAAGAVAGPPINMSEYPWNKDLAQRIAAICQASGIASRTFFRDGIGIAGAYAQVNDWRADAVCELHFNASGGAGHGTETLYGLVPRAEAFARVMQRSMLDALGLRDRGILLRRPGERGGESVNAPRMPGVLIEPFFGDNRADAERGAERKDALAQAVVAAFQRFVAVPVG; encoded by the coding sequence ATGAGCGAAGGGGACGAGCAACGACTTGAGGCTTTCGAGGCGCTGCGGGCGCATCAGGAAGAGGCGGACGACGCGATCGACCGCGCCAGTCCAAGAGAGGCTTTGCCGCATTCCGATCCGGAAATGTCTCCCCTGGCGACGGGGCCTCGGCTTGCTATTGTCGTCGGCCACACGCGGATCGCGGCGGGTGCGGTCGCGGGACCTCCGATCAACATGTCGGAGTATCCTTGGAACAAGGACCTCGCCCAGCGGATCGCGGCCATCTGCCAGGCCTCGGGCATCGCGAGCCGCACGTTCTTCCGGGACGGCATCGGCATCGCGGGCGCCTATGCGCAGGTGAACGACTGGCGCGCCGACGCCGTCTGCGAACTTCACTTCAACGCGTCCGGCGGAGCCGGTCACGGCACGGAAACGCTTTATGGGCTGGTCCCCCGGGCGGAGGCCTTTGCGCGCGTCATGCAGCGCTCCATGCTGGATGCGCTTGGCTTGCGTGACCGGGGCATCCTGCTCAGGCGCCCCGGCGAACGCGGCGGGGAGAGCGTCAACGCGCCGAGGATGCCCGGCGTCCTGATCGAGCCCTTCTTCGGCGACAACCGTGCGGACGCCGAGCGCGGGGCCGAACGCAAGGATGCCCTGGCGCAAGCGGTCGTCGCGGCATTCCAGCGATTCGTTGCCGTCCCCGTGGGTTGA